Proteins encoded in a region of the Canis lupus familiaris isolate Mischka breed German Shepherd chromosome 1, alternate assembly UU_Cfam_GSD_1.0, whole genome shotgun sequence genome:
- the CBLN2 gene encoding cerebellin-2, protein MPAPGRGPRGPPLTMPGRRGALREPAGCGSCLGAALALALLLLLLPAGCPVRAQNDTEPIVLEGKCLVVCDSSPSADGAVTSSLGISVRSGSAKVAFSATRSTNHEPSEMSNRTMTIYFDQVLVNIGNHFDLASSIFVAPRKGIYSFSFHVVKVYNRQTIQVSLMQNGYPVISAFAGDQDVTREAASNGVLLLMEREDKVHLKLERGNLMGGWKYSTFSGFLVFPL, encoded by the exons aTGCCGGCGCCCGGCCGGGGCCCCCGCGGGCCGCCGCTGACCATGCCCGGGCGCCGGGGGGCGCTGCGCGAGCCGGCGGGCTGCGGCTCCTGCCTGGGGGCggcgctggcgctggcgctgctgctgctgctgctgcccgcCGGCTGCCCGGTGCGGGCGCAGAACGACACGGAGCCCATCGTGCTGGAGGGCAAGTGCCTGGTGGTGTGCGACTCGAGCCCGTCGGCCGACGGCGCCGTCACCTCCTCCCTGGGCATCTCGGTGCGCTCCGGCAGCGCCAAGGTGGCCTTCTCCGCCACGCGGAGCACCAACCACGAGCCGTCCGAGATGAGCAACCGCACCATGACCATCTACTTCGACCAG gTATTAGTAAATATTGGCAACCATTTCGATCTCGCCTCCAGTATTTTTGTAGCACCGAGGAAAGGGATTTATAGCTTCAGCTTCCACGTGGTCAAAGTGTACAACAGACAAACCATCCAG GTCAGTTTAATGCAGAACGGCTACCCCGTGATCTCAGCGTTTGCGGGTGACCAGGACGTTACCAGAGAAGCTGCCAGCAATGGTGTCCTGCTGCTGATGGAAAGAGAGGACAAAGTACATCTCAAGCTAGAGAGAGGCAACCTCATGGGTGGCTGGAAGTACTCCACGTTCTCGGGCTTTTTGGTGTTTCCTCTATAA